The following coding sequences lie in one Arachis ipaensis cultivar K30076 chromosome B03, Araip1.1, whole genome shotgun sequence genomic window:
- the LOC107630945 gene encoding uncharacterized protein LOC107630945, with the protein MGKKRKSVATRLDEVDRTMYSTFCTTANSLSHLYTHAMNQQKLSFQAGERHALEKMYQWIIRQQQEGTRVTTGDIVAQLQNELEFGAEESPVSPRQPLHQQNTQAAMHANFGVSVPSNAFTATLVGQGMRSAQPDQQPKNSVFSNALSSPIRRSLQPYHLAQGSCPSSNLMSSGNGTRNSEITYPSGQNRDTNSSNSSDCMDMHADDSPSHDFPY; encoded by the exons ATGGGGAAGAAGAGGAAGTCGGTGGCCACGCGCCTCGACGAGGTGGATCGGACCATGTACTCCACCTTCTGCACCACCGCTAACTCCCTCTCCCATCTCTACACCCACGCCATGAACCAACAGAAACTCTCTTTCCAAGCCGGTGAACGCCACGCTCTC GAGAAGATGTATCAATGGATTATTAGACAACAGCAAGAAGGAACAAGGGTGACCACTGGTGATATAGTTGCTCAGTTGCAG AATGAGCTTGAATTTGGAGCAGAGGAGTCACCGGTGTCTCCAAGGCAGCCACTCCATCAACAGAACACTCAGGCTGCAATGCACGCTAATTTTGGTGTGTCCGTACCCTCTAATGCATTTACAGCTACTCTTGTGGGACAGGGAATGAGAAGTGCGCAACCTGATCAACAACCAAAGAACTCTGTGTTCTCAAATGCACTCTCTAGCCCCATTCGCCGCAGCCTTCAGCCGTACCATCTGGCACAGGGGAGCTGCCCTTCAAGTAATCTCATGTCATCCGGGAATGGAACCCGAAACAGTGAGATTACTTATCCTAGCGGCCAGAACCGGGATACAAATTCTTCCAACTCCAGTGATTGCATGGACATGCATGCTGATGATAGTCCCAGCCATGATTTTCCATATTGA